A DNA window from Vigna angularis cultivar LongXiaoDou No.4 chromosome 1, ASM1680809v1, whole genome shotgun sequence contains the following coding sequences:
- the LOC108344799 gene encoding ras-related protein RABH1e isoform X2, whose amino-acid sequence MATVSPLAKYKLVFLGDQSVGKTSIITRFMYDKFDTTYQATIGIDFLSKTMYLEDRTVRLQLWDTAGQERFRSLIPSYIRDSSVAVIVYDVANRQSFLNTNKWVEEVRTERGSDVIIVLVGNKTDLVDKRQVSIEEGDAKSREFGIMFIETSAKAGFNIKCSLCFVRLLLPCQGWKLFLPQSRKTWSM is encoded by the exons ATGGCGACGGTGTCCCCTCTCGCCAAATACAAGCTCGTTTTCTTGGGCGATCAATCCGTCGGGAAAACCAGCATCATCACCCGCTTCATGTACGACAAATTCGACACCACCTACCAG GCAACCATTGGTATTGACTTTTTGTCAAAAACAATGTACCTGGAAGATAGAACTGTTCGCTTGCAGCTTTG GGATACTGCCGGGCAAGAAAGATTTAGAAGTCTCATTCCAAGCTACATAAGAGATTCTTCTGTTGCAGTTATAGTATATGATGTTGCTA ACAGGCAATCATTTCTGAACACTAACAAGTGGGTTGAGGAGGTCCGCACAGAACGTGGCAGTGATGTTATTATTGTCTTGGTTGGAAACAAAACTGATCTTGTTGATAAAAG GCAAGTTTCAATAGAAGAAGGAGATGCAAAGTCCCGTGAGTTTGGAATCATGTTCATAGAAACCAGTGCAAAAGCAGGCTTCAATATCAAG TGCAGCCTTTGTTTCGTAAGATTGCTGCTGCCCTGCCAGGGATGGAAACTCTTTCTTCCACAAAGCAGGAAGACATGGTCGATGTAA
- the LOC108341233 gene encoding BTB/POZ domain-containing protein DOT3 isoform X2, with translation MKSLQVAQPQQDSSDKVSDKTIVIPNKLTALADSFKGEHSWFIAPQIPTDFSIQVQETTYNVHKYPLISKCGYIGRLEIQPFISNSGNALKLENFPGGSETFETVLKFCYGLPVDFSPDNIAALRCASEFLEMTEELEDGNLISKTEAFLTFVVLSSWKDTITVLKSCENLSPWAENLQIVRRCCDSIAWKASKDDHTSEDAAPNQESWWFNDVATFRIDHFMRIISAIRAKGTRAEIIGKCIIEYAKKWLPGMDVEIEGLRGYGHEKYNLQFSIFSGKKKESSGHSKEQKTIIETLISIIPPQPDAVSCKFMLQLLKMAMMYSVSPALTTELEKRVSMVLEDAEVNDLLIPRYQNGDQGKTVIMTNSSEECTMLDIDVVQRIVEYFLMHEQQQMQQQQKTRKFNISRLLDNYLAEIARDPNLSITKFQVFAELLPENSRSYDDGLYRAIDTYLKTHPSLSEHDRKRLCKIMNCEKLSLDACLHAAQNERLPLRTVVQVLFSEQVKMRTAMQEKEPAQSGIQSEQEGNQTSASMDIKALKAELENVKSKMVDLQNDYFELQQEYEKLSNKPKNSSGWILHWRKIKNSLHTKPAGIEIGDRQDTPKSPNTVLRILNPRRRLSMS, from the exons ATGAAATCCCTTCAAGTGGCTCAACCACAACAAGACTCAAGTGATAAGGTTTCTGACAAAACCATTGTCATTCCCAACAAACTCACGGCACTAGCTGATAGCTTCAAAGGAGAACACTCATG GTTCATTGCTCCTCAAATCCCAACAGACTTTTCAATTCAAGTCCAGGAAACCACTTATAATGTTCACAAG TACCCCTTGATATCGAAGTGCGGCTACATAGGACGATTAGAGATTCAGCCTTTCATCTCAAATTCTGGCAATGCTCTGAAGCTTGAAAACTTCCCAGGTGGGTCTGAAACATTTGAAACAGTTCTAAAGTTCTGTTATGGCCTCCCAGTAGACTTCAGCCCAGATAACATAGCTGCACTAAGATGTGCATCAGAGTTCCTAGAGATGACCGAAGAACTAGAAGATGGAAATCTAATTTCCAAGACTGAAGCTTTCCTCACCTTTGTTGTGCTTTCTTCATGGAAAGACACTATCACTGTTCTGAAATCTTGTGAAAACCTATCTCCATGGGCTGAAAACCTCCAAATTGTAAGAAGATGTTGCGACTCCATTGCGTGGAAGGCTTCTAAAGATGATCACACAAGTGAGGATGCAGCACCAAATCAAGAAAGCTGGTGGTTCAATGATGTGGCCACCTTCCGCATTGATCATTTTATGAGGATCATTTCTGCAATAAGGgcaaaaggaaccagagcagaGATCATCGGTAAGTGTATCATAGAATATGCCAAGAAATGGCTGCCAGGAATGGATGTGGAGATAGAAGGGCTAAGAGGATATGGGCATGAAAAGTATAACCTACAATTCAGTATTTTTAGtgggaagaagaaagagagcaGTGGGCACAGCAAGGAGCAAAAGACAATTATTGAAACCCTGATAAGCATTATTCCTCCTCAGCCAGATGCAGTCTCATGTAAGTTCATGTTGCAGTTGCTAAAGATGGCCATGATGTATTCTGTCTCACCAGCTCTCACAACAGAACTTGAAAAGAGAGTGAGTATGGTGTTGGAAGACGCTGAGGTGAATGATCTTCTGATTCCAAGATATCAAAATGGAGATCAGGGAAAAACAGTCAT CATGACTAATTCATCTGAAGAATGCACCATGCTAGACATAGACGTGGTTCAACGAATTGTTGAATACTTCTTGATGCATGAACAACAGCAGATGCAACAGCAACAGAAGACGAGAAAATTCAATATTAGTAGGCTCTTGGACAATTACCTAGCTGAGATTGCAAGAGATCCAAATCTTTCAATCACTAAATTCCAAGTATTTGCTGAATTGCTACCCGAAAATTCTCGATCATATGACGACGGTCTGTATAGAGCCATTGACACCTACCTCAAG ACCCATCCTTCACTAAGCGAGCATGATCGTAAAAGACTATGCAAAATCATGAACTGTGAAAAACTCTCACTTGATGCATGCCTTCATGCCGCACAAAATGAGAGATTGCCCCTAAGAACAGTTGTCCAG GTTCTGTTTTCAGAGCAAGTAAAAATGAGGACAGCAATGCAGGAGAAGGAGCCAGCACAAAGCGGAATCCAATCTGAACAAGAAGGAAACCAGACATCTGCATCTATGGACATTAAGGCACTCAAAGCAGAACTTGAGAATGTAAAGTCCAAAATGGTAGATCTGCAGAATGACTATTTTGAATTGCAACAGGAGTATGAAAAGTTAAGCAACAAGCCAAAGAATTCATCAGGCTGGATTTTACATTGGCGGAAGATTAAGAACTCCTTACATACAAAACCAGCAGGAATTGAAATTGGAGACAGACAGGACACACCCAAGTCACCAAACACCGTTCTACGTATACTAAACCCTAGAAGAAGGCTCTCCATGTCTTAA
- the LOC108341233 gene encoding BTB/POZ domain-containing protein DOT3 isoform X1, with product MKSLQVAQPQQDSSDKVSDKTIVIPNKLTALADSFKGEHSWFIAPQIPTDFSIQVQETTYNVHKYPLISKCGYIGRLEIQPFISNSGNALKLENFPGGSETFETVLKFCYGLPVDFSPDNIAALRCASEFLEMTEELEDGNLISKTEAFLTFVVLSSWKDTITVLKSCENLSPWAENLQIVRRCCDSIAWKASKDDHTSEDAAPNQESWWFNDVATFRIDHFMRIISAIRAKGTRAEIIGKCIIEYAKKWLPGMDVEIEGLRGYGHEKYNLQFSIFSGKKKESSGHSKEQKTIIETLISIIPPQPDAVSCKFMLQLLKMAMMYSVSPALTTELEKRVSMVLEDAEVNDLLIPRYQNGDQGKTVISMTNSSEECTMLDIDVVQRIVEYFLMHEQQQMQQQQKTRKFNISRLLDNYLAEIARDPNLSITKFQVFAELLPENSRSYDDGLYRAIDTYLKTHPSLSEHDRKRLCKIMNCEKLSLDACLHAAQNERLPLRTVVQVLFSEQVKMRTAMQEKEPAQSGIQSEQEGNQTSASMDIKALKAELENVKSKMVDLQNDYFELQQEYEKLSNKPKNSSGWILHWRKIKNSLHTKPAGIEIGDRQDTPKSPNTVLRILNPRRRLSMS from the exons ATGAAATCCCTTCAAGTGGCTCAACCACAACAAGACTCAAGTGATAAGGTTTCTGACAAAACCATTGTCATTCCCAACAAACTCACGGCACTAGCTGATAGCTTCAAAGGAGAACACTCATG GTTCATTGCTCCTCAAATCCCAACAGACTTTTCAATTCAAGTCCAGGAAACCACTTATAATGTTCACAAG TACCCCTTGATATCGAAGTGCGGCTACATAGGACGATTAGAGATTCAGCCTTTCATCTCAAATTCTGGCAATGCTCTGAAGCTTGAAAACTTCCCAGGTGGGTCTGAAACATTTGAAACAGTTCTAAAGTTCTGTTATGGCCTCCCAGTAGACTTCAGCCCAGATAACATAGCTGCACTAAGATGTGCATCAGAGTTCCTAGAGATGACCGAAGAACTAGAAGATGGAAATCTAATTTCCAAGACTGAAGCTTTCCTCACCTTTGTTGTGCTTTCTTCATGGAAAGACACTATCACTGTTCTGAAATCTTGTGAAAACCTATCTCCATGGGCTGAAAACCTCCAAATTGTAAGAAGATGTTGCGACTCCATTGCGTGGAAGGCTTCTAAAGATGATCACACAAGTGAGGATGCAGCACCAAATCAAGAAAGCTGGTGGTTCAATGATGTGGCCACCTTCCGCATTGATCATTTTATGAGGATCATTTCTGCAATAAGGgcaaaaggaaccagagcagaGATCATCGGTAAGTGTATCATAGAATATGCCAAGAAATGGCTGCCAGGAATGGATGTGGAGATAGAAGGGCTAAGAGGATATGGGCATGAAAAGTATAACCTACAATTCAGTATTTTTAGtgggaagaagaaagagagcaGTGGGCACAGCAAGGAGCAAAAGACAATTATTGAAACCCTGATAAGCATTATTCCTCCTCAGCCAGATGCAGTCTCATGTAAGTTCATGTTGCAGTTGCTAAAGATGGCCATGATGTATTCTGTCTCACCAGCTCTCACAACAGAACTTGAAAAGAGAGTGAGTATGGTGTTGGAAGACGCTGAGGTGAATGATCTTCTGATTCCAAGATATCAAAATGGAGATCAGGGAAAAACAGTCAT TAGCATGACTAATTCATCTGAAGAATGCACCATGCTAGACATAGACGTGGTTCAACGAATTGTTGAATACTTCTTGATGCATGAACAACAGCAGATGCAACAGCAACAGAAGACGAGAAAATTCAATATTAGTAGGCTCTTGGACAATTACCTAGCTGAGATTGCAAGAGATCCAAATCTTTCAATCACTAAATTCCAAGTATTTGCTGAATTGCTACCCGAAAATTCTCGATCATATGACGACGGTCTGTATAGAGCCATTGACACCTACCTCAAG ACCCATCCTTCACTAAGCGAGCATGATCGTAAAAGACTATGCAAAATCATGAACTGTGAAAAACTCTCACTTGATGCATGCCTTCATGCCGCACAAAATGAGAGATTGCCCCTAAGAACAGTTGTCCAG GTTCTGTTTTCAGAGCAAGTAAAAATGAGGACAGCAATGCAGGAGAAGGAGCCAGCACAAAGCGGAATCCAATCTGAACAAGAAGGAAACCAGACATCTGCATCTATGGACATTAAGGCACTCAAAGCAGAACTTGAGAATGTAAAGTCCAAAATGGTAGATCTGCAGAATGACTATTTTGAATTGCAACAGGAGTATGAAAAGTTAAGCAACAAGCCAAAGAATTCATCAGGCTGGATTTTACATTGGCGGAAGATTAAGAACTCCTTACATACAAAACCAGCAGGAATTGAAATTGGAGACAGACAGGACACACCCAAGTCACCAAACACCGTTCTACGTATACTAAACCCTAGAAGAAGGCTCTCCATGTCTTAA
- the LOC108347592 gene encoding calmodulin-binding transcription activator 3 encodes MAEARQYFPPSQLDIKQIIVEAQHRWLRPAEICAILSNYKKFRIAPEPATMPPSGSLFLFDRKVLRYFRKDGHNWRKKKDGKTVREAHERLKAGSVDVLHCYYAHGEEDESFQRRTYWLLEEEHSNIVLVHYRQVKGTKANYTCAKENEESLPCAEQTDKIMLKAEMDTSFSSALHPNSYQVPSQTMDSSMNSAQVSEYEEAESAFNSHASSEFYSFLELQRPVEKIIDQPADSYSPHPLINEQKKLPVIADMNYISLTQDRKFIDIHNGGLIYESPKPLGFSSWEDILENNGESQHMPFQPLFPEMQPDEMAVNSSFCQGYDIMVPHLTTSIAKLHDNGSLIQAEGSWQGYSVDSLRVSSWPIDNVHSSSTCEVSCSNCEHEVNEVDIQKSLQQSLLHQHKQNKVLMQNDPQEIMLDYLKSDFEASRTLDGIEDPRFTFKRTLLDGSPAEEGLKKLDSFNQWMSKELGDVEESNKPSTSGAYWDTVESESEVGSTTIPSQGHLDTYVLDPSVSNEQLFSIIDYSPSWAFEGSEVKIIISGRFLRSQQEAEQCKWSCMFGEVEVPAVILAKDVLCCHTPLHKAGRVPFYVTCSNRLACSEVREFDFQVNCTQEVNTAGEDRAIVFHTLSRRFGELLSLGHAVPQNSDSISENEKSELRSKISSLLRGEDDVWDKLLELTQEKDISPEDLQEQLLQNLLKDKLHAWLLQKITDDGKGPNVLDEGGQGVLHFAAALGYDWALEPTLVAGVNVNFRDINGWTALHWAAFYGRERTVAFLISLGAAPGLLTDPCPEHPSGRTPADLASTNGHKGIAGYLAESSLSAQLTTLDLNKDVGENSGNKVVQRIQDIAPVNDLDVLSYEQSLKDSLAAVCNATQAAARIHQVFRMQSFQRKQLKEFGDDKFGISDERALSLVKKNGKSHKSGSRDEPVHAAAIRIQNKFRGWKGRKDFLMIRQRIVKIQAHVRGHQVRKNCGKIIWSVGILEKVILRWRRKGSGLRGFKSEANSEVTMIEDVTSSEDHYDVLKEGRKQTEQRLQKALARVKSMIQYPEARDQYHRVLNVVTQIQDNQVKHDSSCNNSEEIRDFNNLTDLEALLDEDIFMPTAT; translated from the exons ATGGCTGAGGCCAGACAGTACTTTCCCCCCTCTCAATTGG ATATCAAGCAAATTATCGTGGAAGCACAGCATCGATGGCTGCGTCCGGCGGAAATTTGTGCAATTCTCAGCAACTATAAGAAGTTTCGAATTGCTCCAGAACCTGCTACTATGCCACCAA GTGGTTCACTTTTCTTATTTGATCGGAAGGTGCTGAGATACTTCAGAAAGGATGGCCACAActggaggaagaaaaaagaTGGAAAAACAGTAAGAGAAGCACATGAGAGACTAAAG GCTGGAAGTGTGGATGTGTTGCACTGCTATTATGCTcatggagaagaagatgagagtTTTCAGAGACGCACATATTGGCTGCTTGAAGA GGAACACTCTAACATTGTTCTAGTTCATTATCGACAAGTGAAG GGAACCAAGGCAAATTATACGTGTgctaaagaaaatgaagaatctCTTCCTTGTGCTGAACAAACTGACAAAATTATGCTCAAAGCAGAGATGGACACTTCTTTTTCGTCCGCTCTTCATCCAAACAGTTACCAGGTTCCTTCACAAACTATGGATTCAAGCATGAACAGTGCCCAAGTATCAGAATATGAGGAAGCTGAATCTG CATTCAATAGCCATGCAAGTTCTGAGTTTTATTCTTTCCTTGAGTTACAACGCCCTGTTGAGAAGATTATAGATCAACCTGCTGATTCTTATTCTCCTCACCCACTCATAA ATGAGCAAAAGAAGTTACCTGTCATTGCTGATATGAATTATATCTCACTCACCCAAGACAGAAAATTCATAGACATTCATAATGGTGGATTGATATATGAATCCCCAAAACCCCTGGGATTTTCCTCATGGGAAGATATCTTAGAAAATAATGGTGAAAGTCAACACATGCCTTTTCAGCCTTTATTTCCTGAAATGCAACCTGATGAAATGGCAGTCAATAGCAGTTTTTGTCAAGGATATGACATAATGGTGCCACATTTGACCACCAGCATTGCTAAGCTGCATGACAATGGAAGTCTCATACAAGCTGAAGGAAGTTGGCAG GGATATAGTGTTGATTCTTTACGTGTGTCCAGTTGGCCTATAGATAATGTCCATTCAAGCTCAACATGTGAGGTTAGTTGTAGCAACTGTGAGCATGAAGTTAATGAAGTTGATATTCAGAAATCCTTGCAACAGTCTCTTCTCCatcaacacaaacaaaacaagGTTCTCATGCAAAATGATCCTCAAGAGATAATGCTTGATTATCTAAAATCAGATTTTGAGGCCAGTAGAACCCTGGATGGAATAGAAGACCCACGTTTCACTTTTAAAAGGACTCTGTTAGATGGATCCCCAGCAGAAGAGGGTCTGAAGAAGCTTGACAGTTTCAACCAATGGATGAGTAAAGAGCTTGGAGATGTGGAAGAATCAAATAAACCATCTACTTCTGGTGCTTATTGGGATACAGTTGAAAGTGAAAGTGAGGTTGGCAGCACAACTATTCCTTCCCAAGGGCACCTAGACACCTATGTATTGGATCCATCTGTTTCCAATGAGCAGCTTTTTAGCATTATTGACTATTCACCAAGCTGGGCATTTGAAGGGTCAGAAGTTAAG atTATCATTTCTGGACGATTCTTAAGAAGCCAACAAGAAGCAGAACAATGTAAATGGTCATGCATGTTTGGTGAGGTAGAAGTGCCAGCAGTGATACTTGCAAAAGATGTTCTTTGCTGTCATACTCCTCTGCACAAGGCTGGGAGGGTACCTTTCTATGTAACTTGTTCCAATAGGTTAGCATGCAGTGAAGTCCGAGAATTTGATTTCCAGGTCAACTGTACTCAAGAAGTCAACACTGCAGGTGAGGATAGAGCCATCGTTTTTCATACTCTTAGTAGACGATTTGGAGAACTGTTGTCCCTGGGGCATGCCGTTCCTCAGAATTCAGATTCAATCAGCGAAAATGAGAAATCTGAACTGAGAAGTAAAATCAGTTCTTTGCTAAGGGGGGAGGATGATGTTTGGGACAAGCTACTGGAACTTACTCAAGAGAAAGATATTTCTCCAGAAGATTTACAGGAGCAGCTGCTTCAAAATCTTCTAAAAGATAAGTTGCACGCATGGCTCCTTCAGAAAATTACAGACGATGGAAAAGGCCCCAATGTATTGGATGAGGGTGGCCAAGGTGTGCTTCATTTTGCTGCTGCTCTTGGCTACGATTGGGCACTAGAACCCACACTAGTTGCTGGTGTGAATGTGAACTTTCGTGACATAAATGGATGGACTGCTCTTCATTGGGCAGCATTTTATGGCAG GGAGCGCACGGTTGCTTTCCTCATATCCCTTGGCGCAGCACCTGGATTACTGACTGACCCATGTCCAGAACATCCTTCTGGTAGAACACCGGCTGATCTAGCTTCTACAAACGGGCATAAAGGAATTGCAGGGTATCTCGCAGAATCTTCACTAAGTGCACAGCTCACTACTCTTGATTTGAACAAGGATGTGGGAGAAAATTCGGGAAACAAAGTGGTCCAAAGAATCCAAGACATTGCCCCAGTTAATGATCTTGATGTTCTATCATATGAACAGTCACTGAAAGATTCATTGGCTGCAGTGTGCAATGCCACCCAAGCTGCGGCTCGTATTCATCAAGTCTTCAGAATGCAATCATTCCAGAGAAAGCAGCTGAAGGAATTTGGTGATGACAAATTTGGAATATCTGACGAACGTGCTCTTTCACTTGTAAAAAAGAATGGGAAATCACACAAGTCTGGATCACGTGATGAGCCGGTCCATGCTGCTGCAATACGTATCCAGAACAAATTCCGCGGTTGGAAGGGAAGAAAAGATTTTTTGATGATTCGACAACGTATAGTAAAAATTCAG GCTCACGTGAGAGGACACCAGGTTAGGAAAAATTGTGGGAAGATAATTTGGTCTGTTGGGATATTGGAGAAAGTTATTTTGCGTTGGCGTCGAAAAGGTAGTGGTTTGCGAGGATTTAAATCAGAGGCCAATTCTGAAGTAACTATGATAGAAGATGTAACATCCTCTGAGGATCACTATGATGTCTTAAAAGAAGGCAGGAAGCAAACAGAGCAAAGATTGCAGAAAGCCCTGGCCAGGGTGAAGTCAATGATTCAGTATCCAGAGGCAAGGGACCAATACCATAGGGTGTTGAATGTGGTAACTCAGATCCAAGACAATCAG GTAAAGCATGATAGCAGTTGTAACAATTCAGAAGAAATAAGAGACTTCAATAACCTCACTGATCTTGAAGCACTGTTGGACGAAGATATTTTCATGCCTACAGCAACTTAG
- the LOC108325688 gene encoding uncharacterized protein LOC108325688, whose amino-acid sequence MAHITNLPMMPLIPTTSSNEIKEIAFKTAPSASKLQIKCFLESFYGLEVQKVRTLIMKGKKKRYAGSLVAKPDYKKAYVTLKNPLSSSHNPFPFAFTLQDNKNEKTLTTHS is encoded by the coding sequence ATGGCGCACATCACAAACCTTCCGATGATGCCACTCATTCCTACCACTTCTTCAAATGAAATCAAAGAAATCGCATTTAAGACTGCACCTTCGGCTTCCAAGCTCCAAATCAAGTGCTTCCTAGAGTCCTTCTATGGCTTGGAGGTCCAAAAGGTGCGAACTCTTATCATGAAGGGCAAGAAGAAGCGTTACGCGGGTTCCTTGGTCGCAAAACCTGATTACAAGAAGGCCTATGTCACCCTCAAGAACCCGCTTTCTTCCTCCCACAACCCTTTCCCCTTTGCTTTCACCCTCCAAGACAACAAGAATGAGAAGACGTTGACCACTCACAGCTAG
- the LOC108344799 gene encoding ras-related protein RABH1e isoform X1, which translates to MATVSPLAKYKLVFLGDQSVGKTSIITRFMYDKFDTTYQATIGIDFLSKTMYLEDRTVRLQLWDTAGQERFRSLIPSYIRDSSVAVIVYDVANRQSFLNTNKWVEEVRTERGSDVIIVLVGNKTDLVDKRQVSIEEGDAKSREFGIMFIETSAKAGFNIKPLFRKIAAALPGMETLSSTKQEDMVDVNLKPTVNSSQAEQQGGGCSC; encoded by the exons ATGGCGACGGTGTCCCCTCTCGCCAAATACAAGCTCGTTTTCTTGGGCGATCAATCCGTCGGGAAAACCAGCATCATCACCCGCTTCATGTACGACAAATTCGACACCACCTACCAG GCAACCATTGGTATTGACTTTTTGTCAAAAACAATGTACCTGGAAGATAGAACTGTTCGCTTGCAGCTTTG GGATACTGCCGGGCAAGAAAGATTTAGAAGTCTCATTCCAAGCTACATAAGAGATTCTTCTGTTGCAGTTATAGTATATGATGTTGCTA ACAGGCAATCATTTCTGAACACTAACAAGTGGGTTGAGGAGGTCCGCACAGAACGTGGCAGTGATGTTATTATTGTCTTGGTTGGAAACAAAACTGATCTTGTTGATAAAAG GCAAGTTTCAATAGAAGAAGGAGATGCAAAGTCCCGTGAGTTTGGAATCATGTTCATAGAAACCAGTGCAAAAGCAGGCTTCAATATCAAG CCTTTGTTTCGTAAGATTGCTGCTGCCCTGCCAGGGATGGAAACTCTTTCTTCCACAAAGCAGGAAGACATGGTCGATGTAAATTTAAAGCCTACAGTGAATTCATCCCAGGCAGAGCAGCAAGGAGGAGGTTGCTCCTGCTAG
- the LOC108324159 gene encoding probable mitochondrial adenine nucleotide transporter BTL3: protein MLHLITPPESSDSFLPGGLFLNGHTLPSSFTSYLPPPPSPSSSDPIKVSCVCWERCLRVEGGVGGRAFLSLSLSLNGTGGDQKYGKESGEILGHHHKKVEDVDDGLSEEKEKVVINGSGAVNMTKHLWSGAFAAMVSRTFVAPLERLKLEYIVRGEQKNLFVLIQEIATSQGLKGFWKGNFVNILRTAPFKAINFYAYDTYRNKLTRMLGNEESTNLERFVAGAASGITATLLCLPMDTIRTVMVAPGGEALGGVIGAFRHMIRTEGFFSLYKGLVPSIISMAPSGAVYYGVYDILKSAYLQSPEGRKRIQRMKEEAQDLNALEQLELGPIRTLLYGAIAGCCSEAATYPFEVVRRQLQLQVRATRLNALATCVKIVEQGGVPALYAGLIPSLLQVLPSAAISYFVYEFMKVVLKVEST, encoded by the exons ATGCTCCACTTAATCACACCGCCGGAATCCTCCGATTCATTCCTCCCCGGTGGTCTGTTCCTCAACGGTCACACACTTCCCTCCTCCTTCACTTCCTaccttcctcctcctccttctccttcttcttctgaTCCTATAAAAGTATCATGTgtttgttgggaaagatgtttGAGGGTGGAAGGTGGCGTAGGTGGCCGTGCGTTCTTGTCATTGAGTTTGTCCTTAAACGGAACCGGTGGGGATCAGAAGTATGGAAAAGAATCGGGTGAAATTCTTGGACACCATCATAAGAAGGTGgaagatgttgatgatggtttgagtgaagagaaagagaaggttGTGATCAATGGATCGGGTGCTGTCAACATGACTAAACATCTATGGTCTGGTGCTTTTGCTGCCATGGTTTCCAG GACTTTTGTTGCGCCTCTCGAGAGACTTAAGTTGGAGTACATAGTTCGTGGGGAACAGAAGAATCTTTTTGTGCTCATTCAGGAAATTGCGACTTCTCAAGGGTTGAAAGGCTTTTGGAAAGGGAACTTTGTGAATATTCTGCGTACAGCGCCTTTTAAGGCTATAAATTTTTATGCCTATGATACTTACAGAAACAAGTTGACAAGGATGTTGGGGAATGAAGAATCTACTAACTTAGAGAGATTTGTTGCTGGTGCTGCTTCTGGGATAACAGCTACATTGCTCTGCTTGCCCATGGACACT ATCAGGACGGTAATGGTAGCACCTGGTGGTGAAGCCTTAGGAGGTGTGATTGGTGCCTTCCGCCACATGATAAGAACAGAGGGCTTCTTTTCTCTTTACAAGGGTTTAGTACCCTCCATTATCAGTATGGCACCTTCAGGTGCTGTCTACTATGGTGTTTATGATATCTTAAAGTCAGCATATCTGCAATCACCTGAAGGAAGGAAAAGAATCCAACGCATGAAAGAAGAGGCCCAAGACTTGAATGCACTGGAACAATTGGAATTGGGTCCTATCAGAACTCTATTATATGGTGCTATTGCTGGTTGCTGTTCTGAAGCTGCTACTTACCCCTTTGAAGTTGTAAGGAGACAGCTTCAATTGCAAGTACGAGCAACAAGGTTGAATGCACTGGCAACTTGTGTCAAGATTGTTGAGCAAGGAGGTGTTCCCGCCCTCTATGCAGGACTAATTCCTAGTTTATTGCAG GTGTTACCTTCAGCTGCTATTAGTTATTTTGTTTACGAGTTCATGAAGGTAGTTCTCAAAGTAGAGTCAACATAG